A genomic region of Atribacteraceae bacterium contains the following coding sequences:
- a CDS encoding PIG-L family deacetylase — translation MAEKLRVLAVGAHPDDLELCCAGTLARFAQEGHHVTMCYVCRGDAASHELAPEEIARIRSEEACRSAEIIGAELIAGLGLGDGEVYVQQENTMKFLDLIRRTRPDLVITHNLEDYLQDHYNTARLVFEASLFSTTENIRSNYPAHPVVPSIYHMQTYTGVNFCPEEYVDITETFEIKSRMLSCHKSQVEFMIKHFGDDMLEAISVEGRFWGRQAGVRYAEGFVPHRSYPRIKTRRLLP, via the coding sequence ATGGCTGAGAAACTGCGAGTGCTGGCCGTTGGCGCCCATCCCGATGATCTCGAGTTGTGTTGTGCAGGGACGCTGGCCCGATTCGCCCAGGAGGGACACCATGTCACTATGTGCTACGTGTGCCGGGGAGACGCGGCATCCCATGAGCTGGCTCCGGAGGAGATAGCCCGCATCAGGTCGGAAGAAGCCTGCCGTTCGGCCGAGATCATCGGAGCAGAATTGATTGCCGGTCTTGGGCTGGGGGATGGGGAAGTATATGTTCAACAAGAGAACACGATGAAATTCCTCGATCTCATTCGACGGACCAGACCTGACCTGGTGATCACTCATAACCTGGAAGATTACCTGCAGGATCACTACAATACCGCCCGGCTGGTTTTTGAGGCCAGCCTCTTCTCCACCACCGAGAATATCCGCTCGAACTATCCCGCCCACCCAGTGGTTCCGTCCATTTACCATATGCAGACTTATACCGGAGTCAATTTCTGCCCGGAAGAGTATGTGGACATCACCGAAACTTTCGAGATCAAGTCGCGTATGCTCTCCTGCCATAAAAGCCAAGTCGAGTTCATGATCAAGCACTTCGGGGACGATATGCTGGAAGCCATCTCCGTCGAAGGCCGTTTTTGGGGACGGCAGGCCGGTGTCCGCTACGCCGAGGGATTCGTCCCTCACCGTTCCTATCCGAGAATCAAGACGAGAAGGCTATTACCCTGA
- a CDS encoding sugar ABC transporter substrate-binding protein: MRKNKTLLFLVVFLLGVGWLALSVAQANVTISLWKASHGADLEVMPGILQAFEEANPGIKVDFLSHPWEGWDERYGVAFAAGDPPDVSYMPDEFWPRFAEAGLLARFDQLFPKDVAILEPEFPEAFWRLTTYKGHQYAVPFLWVAIAMFYNRDLFEEAGLTVPPSNLDDPALDEWTWETFVDVAQKLTLPEQDQWGFSWSAAFRDPNYLYPFFYQAGTDVLDLENNRAAFYGPEGVAALQFIVDLVHTYQVIPVEGMHPDFHQIFFEGKAALAPVESYSVPIIRSQFPDLNVGVTFKPQGPGVDFFGGRGTFGNSGYWVMSEACQEKEAAWELIKWLSNRESVQQFNDAVGLFGARKDFVPDPDEPLYRVFFESQRFMPGYPLHPQLRQVHSIVMAEVQNAVLLAKTPEQAIRDASEAVNALLQE, from the coding sequence ATGAGGAAAAACAAAACCTTGTTGTTTTTGGTGGTGTTTTTGTTGGGTGTTGGATGGTTGGCTCTTTCTGTTGCCCAAGCGAATGTAACGATCAGCCTGTGGAAAGCGTCGCATGGAGCGGACCTCGAGGTAATGCCAGGCATTTTACAGGCCTTTGAGGAAGCTAACCCGGGTATTAAGGTCGATTTTCTTTCTCATCCCTGGGAGGGTTGGGACGAACGTTATGGAGTGGCTTTTGCGGCTGGAGACCCACCGGATGTGTCGTACATGCCGGACGAGTTCTGGCCCCGCTTTGCCGAGGCCGGGCTACTGGCCCGTTTCGATCAACTGTTTCCGAAGGACGTTGCAATACTTGAACCGGAATTTCCCGAGGCCTTCTGGCGGCTGACCACCTATAAAGGACATCAGTATGCAGTGCCCTTTCTCTGGGTGGCGATCGCCATGTTCTACAATCGGGATTTGTTCGAAGAGGCGGGGTTGACTGTTCCTCCTTCCAACCTGGACGACCCTGCTTTGGATGAGTGGACCTGGGAAACCTTTGTTGATGTGGCCCAGAAGCTCACCCTGCCGGAACAGGATCAATGGGGGTTCTCATGGAGCGCGGCTTTCCGGGATCCCAACTACCTGTATCCCTTTTTTTATCAAGCAGGGACGGACGTATTGGACTTAGAGAATAATCGGGCGGCTTTCTATGGTCCGGAAGGTGTGGCAGCGCTTCAGTTTATCGTCGACCTGGTCCATACTTACCAGGTGATCCCGGTCGAGGGAATGCATCCCGACTTTCACCAGATCTTCTTTGAAGGAAAAGCCGCTCTGGCTCCTGTAGAATCTTATTCAGTGCCCATTATCCGGAGCCAGTTTCCAGATCTCAATGTGGGAGTGACTTTCAAGCCGCAGGGTCCCGGGGTAGACTTCTTCGGTGGAAGAGGCACTTTCGGCAACTCCGGCTACTGGGTAATGTCCGAAGCCTGCCAAGAGAAAGAAGCGGCTTGGGAGTTGATCAAGTGGCTGTCTAACCGGGAAAGTGTTCAGCAGTTCAATGATGCGGTCGGCCTGTTTGGCGCCCGAAAAGACTTTGTCCCCGATCCGGACGAACCGCTGTACCGGGTATTCTTCGAAAGTCAACGATTTATGCCGGGATATCCCCTGCACCCGCAGTTGAGGCAAGTCCACAGTATCGTGATGGCTGAAGTCCAGAATGCCGTTCTTCTGGCTAAAACACCGGAGCAGGCCATCCGGGATGCGAGCGAGGCAGTGAACGCTCTTCTCCAGGAATAA
- a CDS encoding trimethylamine methyltransferase family protein, with product MKLNRAEVLSREEIHSIHEASLRILDERGVIVLSDAMRKLFGEKGLPVDHDSGVVRIPPSIVERSLQQAPSSFPLFTVDGHPWRTVGEGEPLFACGHNAVFMLDRRTGQRRESLVQDVEDFVCIADQLAEIDLVGIPVMPQDTPAESTLLYAVKAAMTTSKKPVFFSSESAGINRMIIRMAHSVNPGVTDRPFLVSQLSPTSPLYWEKGAIEALFEVCRAGIPLAILPEPIAGVSAPHTLAGLLTMHNTECLSGIVFSQLIREKTPVIYASSWTAYDMRANMAVIGTPETDILRIAGAQMAAFYQIPSHTTAPNADSHVHDEQNAWERTLSTLVSAQAGNHLIVNAGMFATGLTVSLEQLLLDAEIIGMVRRLMRGMKVDRETIFLDEIRRVGHRGNYFMEESTLRHLRSGEFWLSRISILGNFDQCCASGLNDVVQAARKKVESLLARSCAVSLSPDILRELDRIISHFEEKGEDA from the coding sequence TCATTCGATACATGAAGCGTCCTTACGGATTCTCGACGAACGGGGGGTCATCGTTCTAAGCGACGCTATGCGAAAACTTTTTGGGGAAAAAGGTCTGCCGGTTGACCATGACAGCGGGGTGGTCAGGATACCTCCCTCTATAGTGGAACGCTCTTTACAACAGGCCCCCTCTTCTTTTCCTCTCTTTACGGTTGATGGTCATCCCTGGAGAACAGTCGGGGAAGGAGAGCCCCTGTTTGCCTGCGGCCATAATGCCGTTTTTATGCTTGACCGCCGGACGGGACAGAGAAGAGAGTCGCTGGTCCAGGATGTGGAGGATTTTGTTTGTATTGCTGATCAGCTTGCTGAAATCGACCTGGTGGGTATCCCGGTGATGCCTCAGGACACACCGGCGGAGTCGACCCTCCTTTATGCGGTGAAGGCGGCCATGACCACATCAAAAAAACCGGTCTTTTTTTCATCGGAAAGCGCCGGAATCAACCGGATGATAATCCGGATGGCGCATTCGGTCAATCCCGGTGTAACCGATCGGCCGTTTCTCGTCAGCCAACTTTCCCCGACCAGCCCCCTGTACTGGGAAAAAGGGGCGATTGAAGCCCTCTTTGAAGTTTGCCGTGCCGGGATACCCCTGGCCATTCTTCCGGAACCGATTGCCGGAGTATCCGCTCCGCATACGCTGGCCGGCCTTTTAACCATGCACAATACCGAGTGCTTATCCGGAATCGTCTTTTCTCAGCTCATCCGGGAAAAAACCCCGGTCATCTATGCCAGTTCCTGGACGGCTTACGACATGCGGGCGAATATGGCGGTTATTGGAACCCCGGAAACCGATATTCTTCGGATAGCCGGAGCCCAGATGGCGGCCTTTTACCAGATCCCTTCCCATACTACAGCCCCTAATGCCGATTCGCACGTTCATGATGAACAGAACGCCTGGGAACGGACGCTCAGTACACTTGTTTCCGCTCAGGCTGGGAACCACTTGATCGTGAATGCGGGGATGTTCGCGACCGGTTTGACGGTCAGCCTGGAACAACTGCTGTTGGATGCCGAAATCATCGGCATGGTGAGACGGCTCATGCGCGGTATGAAGGTCGACCGGGAGACGATATTCCTCGATGAAATCCGGAGGGTGGGACACCGGGGCAATTACTTCATGGAGGAATCCACCCTCCGGCACTTACGGAGCGGAGAGTTCTGGCTGAGCCGGATCTCGATCCTGGGTAATTTTGACCAGTGTTGTGCCTCCGGCCTTAATGATGTAGTACAGGCTGCCAGAAAAAAGGTGGAATCGCTTCTCGCCCGTTCTTGCGCGGTGTCCCTCTCGCCGGATATCCTCCGGGAGTTGGATCGTATCATATCCCATTTTGAAGAAAAGGGGGAGGACGCCTGA
- a CDS encoding carbohydrate ABC transporter permease produces MNRKKNKRLTGSRIVVHLIPILVAVATIFPFIFMGLISLQDIYFISGNPARWIPRPPTLGTFAHVVWESRFLRWTGNSVLVAASVTVLVLIMHSMAGYIFAKKRFPHREIIFTLILAGIMVPRAVTIIPAFLTMRNLGLLNTYPGLIFYPLALPIGVFLMRQFMLSLPDELIHAAKVDGCSEMGAFFRVALPLSKPALAVLGIYTFMEQWRDFLWPLVVAAREPVKTLPVGLSTFHTEFRTNFGIQMAASLLSVLPILIVFLFFQRYFIKGLTAGALKE; encoded by the coding sequence ATGAATAGGAAGAAAAACAAGCGCCTTACAGGTTCACGTATCGTAGTCCATCTCATCCCGATCCTGGTGGCGGTCGCTACCATTTTTCCCTTTATCTTTATGGGGCTCATTTCCCTACAGGACATCTATTTCATTTCCGGCAATCCGGCCCGTTGGATTCCCCGTCCTCCCACCCTAGGGACCTTTGCCCATGTGGTATGGGAGTCCCGATTTTTACGGTGGACGGGGAACAGCGTCCTGGTGGCGGCTTCGGTTACGGTACTCGTCCTGATCATGCACTCCATGGCCGGCTACATATTTGCCAAGAAGCGGTTTCCCCACCGGGAGATTATCTTTACCCTGATATTGGCCGGTATCATGGTACCCAGGGCCGTTACCATCATCCCAGCCTTCCTGACCATGCGTAACCTCGGTCTTTTGAACACGTACCCAGGCCTCATTTTTTATCCCCTGGCCTTACCCATCGGGGTGTTCCTGATGCGCCAGTTTATGCTCTCTCTGCCAGACGAATTAATTCACGCGGCCAAGGTTGATGGGTGCTCCGAAATGGGCGCATTCTTTCGAGTGGCCCTTCCCCTGTCTAAGCCTGCCCTTGCAGTCCTGGGAATCTATACCTTCATGGAGCAATGGAGAGACTTCCTCTGGCCCCTGGTAGTAGCCGCCCGGGAACCGGTCAAAACTCTCCCGGTCGGCCTTTCCACCTTCCATACCGAGTTCCGGACCAACTTTGGAATACAAATGGCGGCATCTCTATTGAGTGTTTTGCCCATACTGATCGTGTTCCTCTTTTTTCAACGCTATTTCATCAAAGGGCTGACCGCAGGAGCTTTGAAAGAATAG
- a CDS encoding sugar ABC transporter permease: MSKGREWFPFLLPFLVFYVLFMAIPVLWSFSLSFQQGGLLGGTSYVGFQNYRTVWSDQLFRISLQNTAYYTVLVIPIIMLFSLFLAILINQMERFQNFVKACIFLPLLSSAVPLAIVWKVLFTPGREGPLNYLVGLVGIPPQNWLGNPSLVIPAIVLFEIWRGFGFWTLVFLGGLETIPQPLYEAARIDGAGVWSSFRHITVPLLKPTFLFLTVMGIIWNFQLFDAVFMLTYGGPGRTSYSIVWYIYRNAFHFENLGYAATMGILLLLIILVLTTFLRRSIESRQ, encoded by the coding sequence ATGTCTAAAGGACGAGAATGGTTTCCCTTTCTGCTTCCCTTCCTGGTGTTTTATGTGCTTTTTATGGCTATTCCCGTGCTCTGGTCTTTTTCGCTCAGCTTTCAACAGGGCGGACTCCTGGGGGGTACCTCCTACGTAGGGTTCCAGAACTACCGGACAGTGTGGAGCGACCAGTTGTTCCGCATTTCACTCCAAAATACCGCCTATTACACGGTGTTGGTCATTCCCATAATCATGCTTTTTTCCCTTTTTCTGGCCATTTTGATCAATCAGATGGAACGGTTTCAAAATTTCGTCAAGGCCTGCATTTTCCTTCCCCTTTTGAGTTCAGCGGTGCCGTTGGCTATCGTCTGGAAGGTCCTGTTCACTCCGGGGCGAGAAGGACCTTTGAACTACCTGGTGGGTCTGGTCGGCATACCTCCTCAGAATTGGCTAGGTAACCCGTCCCTGGTGATCCCGGCAATTGTCCTATTTGAAATCTGGCGAGGATTCGGATTCTGGACTTTGGTCTTTCTGGGTGGTTTGGAAACGATTCCCCAACCCTTGTATGAAGCGGCCAGGATTGACGGGGCAGGAGTCTGGAGTTCCTTTCGTCATATCACCGTGCCGCTTCTCAAGCCCACTTTTCTCTTTTTGACGGTGATGGGGATTATCTGGAATTTCCAATTGTTCGATGCGGTCTTCATGTTGACCTACGGTGGTCCCGGTCGCACCAGCTACAGTATCGTGTGGTACATCTATCGCAACGCCTTCCATTTCGAGAACCTGGGATATGCGGCGACCATGGGGATTTTGCTTTTACTGATCATTCTGGTGCTTACGACGTTCCTGCGTCGCTCGATCGAGAGCCGGCAATAA